GGCGGGGCGCTGCCGTTGGTTACCTGCTGTTACTTGGCGACGCGGCGCGATGCCATTATCGTTACTGCAATGCGGCGCCTGCCGCCCCCATCGGCACCAGCTGGCACCAGCCGGCACCATCAGGAGCGCACCATGCCAGAGCCAATGCAGCCCTACCTCATCGTGCCTGCGGGCGATATGCTGTCCTGCCTTGGCGCACGGCATCTCGCGGCAGGCGCGCCGCTGGGGCTGATGCCGCGTGACCGTGACAACGCGGTACCGTGCTGGCTGTTCGCGGATGGCCTCATCCGGCTGGCCGGACATGGGGACCTGTGCCTTGACGTGCGCGCCGTCCACGGCGGGGCAGGCCAGGCATGCCTCGGCACGGTATTGGCGGGCAAGCTGTCGCAGCACTGGCAGTGGCTGGAGCAGCCGGGCGTCATCGTCAACGACCTGTATCCGAAGCTGGTACTGGACAGCGCCGACGCCCGCCTGACGCCGGGCAACCCGGTCCAGGTGCGTGCGCGCAACGGCGCCGCCGGCCAGGACTGGACCCGGCAAGCCCCCGGGACGGGGCGCGGCGACTGACGGCATCAGGCGGGCGTGCCCAGCCGGGCCAGCACGGCCGCACAGCACAGTTGCGCGAGCTGTTCCTGGCGCGCGATGGCCGGGCCCGTGCCCACGTCGGCCTGTTCGCTCCAGACGATCGTGCCCTCGTGCACGGCCGTCATCGCCAGTTGGGTGCGCATCACCACGCCGTCGCCGCGCACGCTGGCGGCCAGCACGTAGGCCGGCGCGGCGCCGCTGGCCGGAACATGGAAGCCGGGCTGGCCGTCGATCAGGCGGCTGCCCAGGTCGCGGTGCAGCCGGTGGCGCAGTTCGGCGGCGAGGCCGGCGGCGAAGATGGACGCGGCACCGCCGCTGCCGGCCTCGACGGGGAGCAGCAGGATGCGGGCGTGGCCTGGCGCGTCGTCGTACTGCCGGGTCAGCTCCGGCACATAGCCCCGCCGGGGTACCCGGATGCGGATGGGATCGGCACGGCCAGGGCCGGCGTAATAGTCTTCCAGCCGGCGGCGCAGGCGACCGGCCTGGACCCGCACGACCGGATCCTCGTCCGGCCGGTAGCTGCGGGCATCGCGGCGGTAAACGTCGATCCCCACCATGTACTCCTTGACGGGCTCCTGGGGCAGGTCCAGCCGCCGGCAGACGAGGTAGTCCAGCAGTTCCGCACTGCGGCGGGCGCGGCCGAACAGGGCGCTGGACAGGATGCGTCCCAGCTGCTGGCGGACAGCGTCGGGCGCGACGTCGCTAGGTTCAAGCGGGTCGCAAAGTGTGTGTAACGGAAAGTTCATGATCTGCTCCATCGATGTTAAGATGACACCATGCTGACGGTGGCTGCCAGCGATGGATGGACAGTACCCGTGCAGCGTGCAAGCTGCCTTCTGAAAACCTTCGGGCCCGCAAGTGCCTGAATCGAATGGGTTTTTTTATGGGAAATGCCGAGCGGTTCCTGGATCGGGGGTTCGACTTCGGCGCCTGGCGGGTCGAACCGGGGAGCAACTCCCTGTACCGCGATGGGCAGCGCCGCCAGTTGGAACCGCGCGCGATGGAAGTGCTTGTCCTGCTGTGCCGCCACGCCGGCGAGGTGTTGTCGGCCGATGCGATCCTCGACACCTGCTGGGGCGGCGTACCCACCGGCGACAATCCGCTGCACAAGATCCTGACCCAGTTGCGCCACGCACTGGGCGATTCCGCCACGGCCCCCAGCTATATAGAGACGATCCGCAAGCGCGGTTACCGGGCCATTGCCGACGTGCGCGTCGAGCCCCGCCAGCAGGCCTGGGCCGGGACGCCGTTTCGCGGCCTCGCCGCGTTCGGCCGTGCCGATGCCGCGATTTTCCACGGCCGGCGCCAGGCCACGGAGCAACTGCTGCAGGTGGTCCGTCAGCAAGTGGAGGGCGGCTGCGCCATGGTGGCCGTGCTGGGGCCGTCCGGCTCGGGCAAGAGTTCGCTGGTCCAGGCCGGCCTCCTGGCCCGGCTGCACGACACGCCATTGCCCGGCCTGCCGCTGGCCGATACGCTGACGCTCGACTGTGCCGACCTGGGCAGTGCCAGCCTGTTCGACGCGCTGGGCAGCGTGCTGCTCGATGCCGAGCTCGACGGCGACACGCTGTTCGGCAGTGACAGCGCCGCCGGTCTGGGCGCCCGGCTGCGCGATGACATGGTGAGCTTGACGGCGGCGCTGCAGGCGCGCCTGGGGCTGATCGGCCTGGGCCTGTTCGTCGACCATCTGGAAGCGATCTACCGCCATCCGCACGTCAGCGACGGCGAACGTGCGACCTTCATCGGCGCCCTGGAGGCGCTGGCCCGCACTGGCCGCATTCTTGTCGTGCTGGCTTGCCGCAACGATTTCTACCCTGAACTGATGACGTCGGCACCGTTGTGCGCGCTGAAGGCGCGCGGCGGCCATTTCGACCTGGCGCCGCCGGGTCCGTCCGAGATCGCGCAGATCATCCGGCTGCCGGCCCAGGCGGCCGGGTTGCGCTTCGAGACGGACGAGGCCAGCGGCGCCCGGCTGGACGATGTGCTGTGCTCTGATGCGGCGGGCAGCGGCGACATGCTGCCGCTGCTGGAGTACTGCCTGCACGAGCTGTACCGCCGCCGCGGCGAGGAGGGACTGCTGACGTTTGCCGTCTACCGGGAACTGGGCGGCATCGAAGGCTCCATCGGCGCGCGGGCGGAACAGGTCGTCGCCGCGCTGGGTCCGGCCGAAGTGGCGGCACTGCCGCGCGTGCTGTCGCAGCTGGCCAGCGTGGCGGACAACCAGCTGGCGGTGACGGCGCGCGCGGTACCATGGTCGACGTTGCGGACAGGGCCGGAGCAGGCACTGGTGCAGGCGCTGGTCGATGCGCGGCTGTTTGTCACCGACCTGGCCGCCGGTGTCGCGACCTATGGCATCGCCCACGAGGCGCTGCTGCGGCGCTGGCCGCGCGCGGTCGAGTGGATCGACCGCCATCGGCAGGCCCTGCAGGAGCTGACCAGGACCGGTACGCAGGCGGCGCGCTGGCATGCGGCGGGCCGACCGGCCGACTTGCTGTTGCCGCCGGGCCAGCAAGCACGTCAGGCGGCACGCTTGCTGGCGCTGCCGGAGTTCTCGTTGCCGGCGCTCGAACGTGATTTCATCCAGGCGTCGCTGGGCCGCGCCCGCCGCAGCGAACGGCTGCGCCTGCTGGTAGCGGGTACGCTGTTGCTGCTGGCGCTGCTGGCGATCGGCCTTGGCATCGCGGCCCAGGGTGCCCGCCAGAAGGCCGAACGGCACCGCGGCGAGGCCGAAGCGCTGATGGCCTATATGCTGGGCGAATTCGTCGACCGCTTGCGGCCGCTGGGCCGGCTCGACTTGCTCGACAGTGTCAGCACGCGGGCGCTCGGCTACCTGGCGGATGCCGAGCGCGAGCATGGCAGTCCCGTCGAGTTGACCCAGCGGGCCAAGGCGCTGCAGCTGATTGCCGAGGTCAAGCAGGCGCGCGCCGATCCGGCCGCCGCCCGCAGCGCCTTGACGAGTGCCCGCGCGATCCTGCAACAACAGCGGCGCGAACTGCCGCGCTCGCGCGACGTGCTGGTCAACTACGGTGCCAATGCCTTCATGCTGGGGCAGCTGCATTTCGATGCCAACGAGCTCGACAAGGCGACATCGTACTTCCTTGAATACCGCGACGTCAGCGACGCGGTAGCCGCGCTCGCACCGGACGACCCCGCGGCATGGATCGAGCAGTCGTATGCGGCCAACACCCTCGGCACGCTAGCGTTGCAGCAAGGCCGGCCTGAGGCGGCGGCAATCGAGTTCGCGCGGTCGGTGCAACTGAAGGGGAGGGCCTTGGCGGCGCGCCCCGGCGATGCCCAGTTGCAGGCGGACCTGGCGGATAGCCTGTCTTGGCTCGCCACCGCACGGGAGCGGTTGGGCGACCTGGCGCAGGCCGCGGCGCTGTACGAACATCAGGAGACCCTGTTGCGCGCATTGCATCGCGCCAAGCCGGGCGATGGCTTGTGGACGCATCGCTATGCGCTGGCCCTGTGGCAGAAGGGCGAGCTGCTGGTGGCGCTGGGCCGGGACGGCGCTGCCACGGCGGCGCTGGCGCACGCCGCCGAGCTGTTCGGCCGGCTGGTGGAACAGGATGCCAGCAATCGTTCCTGGCAGGCTGAGCGCGCGGGCGTGCGCTTGCCGCTGGCCTGGCTGGCGCCGGACGCGCCGACGGCGCTGCGACAGGCGCGTGCGGCGGCCCATGAGTTCGAGACCCTGGCGGCCCTCGAGCCGAAGAAAGTCCACTTGGCCGGGTTGGCGGCGTCAGCCCGGGTCGCCGAGGCGGCCGCGCAGCACCGTGCGGACCGGCTGCCGGTGGCACGGCAGGTGCTGACGCCGGCGCTGGCGCGGCTCACCGCGCTGCACGCCACCGCACCGGAAACGGAGCGGGTGCTCGAGAGCCTTGTCCATGGCTGGCTGACGGCAGCGGCGCTGTACCGCAGCGAGCGCGACACGGCCCGCATGCGCCAGGCGTGCGCGCACGTCCAGGATCTGCTGGGCCCGGTCGCGGCTGCCAACCGCGACTATCGGGTGCTGTCGGCCTGGGTGCTCAGCCAGCACTGCCTGGGCACGGCGACGCGCGCGCGCGCGGAGGAGGCCGCCCTGATGCGGATGGGCTACCGCGCCTCCGCCTACGTGGGCGCCCTGCGCACCTTGCAGCCCGAATCCGTTTCCCTCACGCCACCATGAAAGGTTTCACATGACCACAGTAAACACGCATTTCTTCAACGTGCCCGTGCGCGTATTTGCCTCCACGGCCACGCCGCCGGTGTACACCGCCTATTACGATTTCCCGACAATTAACGTGACCTATCCGAACGCCACCATCGTCTACCAGCTGATCGAGGCGCCGGCCAACGTGACGCTGGGGCAGGCCAGCGTGACCCCGGCTCCGGCTCCATTCAATTGTGTCACGGTCGATGGCGGCCGGACGATCGTGATCGCCGACACGGATGCGCAAAGCACCACGGAGAAGACCTACCAGGTCCATATCGCACTCATCACGCCGACCGGGACGGTCCAGATCGACCCGCAGATCATCAACAGCCCGATCCGCCGCTGACGGCGGCAGCGCTGCGGCTTCAGGCCCGCAGCAACCCCTGGCCGAACGCCTTCAGTTCGCCGGGGGCGAACGCGACCCAGCCGCTGGTGTCATCGACCGGCTGCGTCGCAACGATCGCCTTGCCCGCCTGGAGCCGGTAGTGCAGGTTG
This is a stretch of genomic DNA from Pseudoduganella chitinolytica. It encodes these proteins:
- a CDS encoding nSTAND1 domain-containing NTPase codes for the protein MGNAERFLDRGFDFGAWRVEPGSNSLYRDGQRRQLEPRAMEVLVLLCRHAGEVLSADAILDTCWGGVPTGDNPLHKILTQLRHALGDSATAPSYIETIRKRGYRAIADVRVEPRQQAWAGTPFRGLAAFGRADAAIFHGRRQATEQLLQVVRQQVEGGCAMVAVLGPSGSGKSSLVQAGLLARLHDTPLPGLPLADTLTLDCADLGSASLFDALGSVLLDAELDGDTLFGSDSAAGLGARLRDDMVSLTAALQARLGLIGLGLFVDHLEAIYRHPHVSDGERATFIGALEALARTGRILVVLACRNDFYPELMTSAPLCALKARGGHFDLAPPGPSEIAQIIRLPAQAAGLRFETDEASGARLDDVLCSDAAGSGDMLPLLEYCLHELYRRRGEEGLLTFAVYRELGGIEGSIGARAEQVVAALGPAEVAALPRVLSQLASVADNQLAVTARAVPWSTLRTGPEQALVQALVDARLFVTDLAAGVATYGIAHEALLRRWPRAVEWIDRHRQALQELTRTGTQAARWHAAGRPADLLLPPGQQARQAARLLALPEFSLPALERDFIQASLGRARRSERLRLLVAGTLLLLALLAIGLGIAAQGARQKAERHRGEAEALMAYMLGEFVDRLRPLGRLDLLDSVSTRALGYLADAEREHGSPVELTQRAKALQLIAEVKQARADPAAARSALTSARAILQQQRRELPRSRDVLVNYGANAFMLGQLHFDANELDKATSYFLEYRDVSDAVAALAPDDPAAWIEQSYAANTLGTLALQQGRPEAAAIEFARSVQLKGRALAARPGDAQLQADLADSLSWLATARERLGDLAQAAALYEHQETLLRALHRAKPGDGLWTHRYALALWQKGELLVALGRDGAATAALAHAAELFGRLVEQDASNRSWQAERAGVRLPLAWLAPDAPTALRQARAAAHEFETLAALEPKKVHLAGLAASARVAEAAAQHRADRLPVARQVLTPALARLTALHATAPETERVLESLVHGWLTAAALYRSERDTARMRQACAHVQDLLGPVAAANRDYRVLSAWVLSQHCLGTATRARAEEAALMRMGYRASAYVGALRTLQPESVSLTPP
- a CDS encoding RICIN domain-containing protein; the encoded protein is MPEPMQPYLIVPAGDMLSCLGARHLAAGAPLGLMPRDRDNAVPCWLFADGLIRLAGHGDLCLDVRAVHGGAGQACLGTVLAGKLSQHWQWLEQPGVIVNDLYPKLVLDSADARLTPGNPVQVRARNGAAGQDWTRQAPGTGRGD